A region of Selenomonadales bacterium 4137-cl DNA encodes the following proteins:
- the minE gene encoding cell division topological specificity factor MinE, translating to MFDLLQKMFGKETSKSKDVAKERLRLVLVHDRVNVSPQFMEVLKEDMIKVISNYMEINEKDMEVNLTQTNTSQVALVASIPVNRMKRGALSGE from the coding sequence GTGTTTGACCTGTTGCAGAAGATGTTCGGCAAGGAAACGTCCAAGTCCAAGGATGTCGCCAAGGAGCGGCTGCGCCTCGTCCTCGTCCACGACCGGGTCAACGTGTCGCCGCAGTTCATGGAAGTGCTCAAGGAAGACATGATCAAGGTCATATCCAATTATATGGAGATTAACGAAAAGGATATGGAGGTTAACCTGACCCAGACGAACACGTCGCAGGTTGCGCTGGTGGCGAGCATCCCGGTGAACAGGATGAAGCGCGGCGCGCTGTCCGGGGAATGA
- the minD gene encoding septum site-determining protein MinD, producing MGEVIVITSGKGGVGKTTTTANLGTGFALLGKKVVLIDADIGLRNLDVVMGLENRIVYDLVDVTEGNCRLKQALIRDKRYETLFLLPAAQTRDKNAVSPDQMQKLCKDLAQDFDYVLIDCPAGIEQGFKNAIAGADRAVIVTTPEVSAVRDADRIIGLLEAEGKSNPKLIVNRIRPHMVKKGDMMDIDDIIEILAVDLLGIIPEDEYIVISTNRGEPAVVNPASAASTAYKNIVRRMMGENVPLMSMEADSGFFSRLKKMFGFKEG from the coding sequence ATGGGCGAAGTCATCGTAATCACCTCCGGCAAGGGCGGGGTCGGCAAGACGACAACCACCGCCAACCTCGGCACCGGGTTTGCCCTGCTGGGCAAGAAGGTCGTCCTTATCGACGCCGATATCGGCCTCAGAAACCTCGATGTGGTCATGGGGCTGGAAAACAGGATCGTCTACGACCTCGTCGACGTCACCGAAGGCAACTGCCGCCTCAAGCAGGCCCTCATCCGCGACAAGCGCTACGAGACGCTCTTCCTGCTGCCGGCGGCCCAGACGCGCGACAAGAACGCCGTCAGCCCCGATCAGATGCAGAAACTGTGCAAGGATCTTGCCCAGGATTTCGACTATGTTCTAATCGACTGTCCGGCCGGCATCGAACAGGGCTTCAAGAACGCCATCGCCGGCGCCGACCGCGCCGTCATCGTCACCACGCCCGAGGTTTCCGCGGTGCGCGACGCCGACCGCATCATCGGCCTGCTTGAGGCCGAGGGCAAGAGCAACCCCAAGCTGATCGTCAACCGCATCCGGCCGCACATGGTGAAAAAAGGCGACATGATGGACATCGACGACATTATTGAGATTCTGGCGGTCGACCTTTTGGGCATCATCCCTGAAGACGAGTACATCGTCATCTCCACCAACCGGGGCGAGCCGGCCGTGGTCAACCCGGCCTCTGCGGCCAGCACGGCCTACAAGAACATCGTCCGGCGGATGATGGGCGAGAATGTGCCGCTGATGTCGATGGAGGCGGACAGCGGCTTCTTCAGCAGACTGAAAAAAATGTTCGGCTTCAAGGAGGGATAA